A window of the Gossypium hirsutum isolate 1008001.06 chromosome A05, Gossypium_hirsutum_v2.1, whole genome shotgun sequence genome harbors these coding sequences:
- the LOC107957710 gene encoding ACT domain-containing protein ACR3, protein MAKACWPYFDPEYETLSARINPPRVSVDNISCRHCTVVKIDSVNKPGILLEVVQILTDLDFTITKAYISSDGGWFMDVFHVTDQQGKKITDGRTVDYIERALGPKGDAADGMKNCPGKRVGVHSVGNHTAIELVARDRPGLLSEISAVLADLQFNVAAAEVWTHNRRIACVLYVNDYSTNHAVHDLNRLSIMEEQLKHILRGSEDDDKVARTSFSMGFTHTDRRLHQMLFADRDYEGSGVTSEVDYPSSFKPKITVDRCEEKGYSVVSVQCKDRAKLMFDIVCTLTDMQYVVFHANISSNGPYASQEYFIRHMDGCTLDAEGEKERVIKCLEASIHRRVSEGLSLELCAKDRVGLLSEVTRILRENGLSVRRAGISTIGEEAVNVFYVRDTYGNPVDSKKIEALRREIGHTMMLNVKKDPGSAKASEAEAISGWAKTSFFFGNLLDKLLA, encoded by the exons ATGGCTAAAGCTTGTTGGCCATACTTTGATCCCGAGTATGAGACCCTAAGTGCCAGAATCAATCCTCCAag GGTGTCTGTGGACAACATTAGTTGCAGACACTGTACTGTTGTAAAg ATTGACAGCGTGAATAAACCTGGAATATTGCTGGAAGTTGTGCAAATACTAACAGACCTCGACTTCACTATTACTAAAGCGTACATCTCCTCTGATGGTGGATGGTTCATGGATG TGTTCCACGTCACTGATCAACAAGGGAAAAAGATCACTGATGGAAGAACAGTTGATTACATAGAAAGG GCTCTAGGACCCAAGGGCGATGCGGCTGACGGGATGAAAAACTGCCCTGGTAAACGTGTCGGGGTGCACTCCGTTGGTAATCACACTGCAATTGAACTCGTTGCGAGGGACAGACCTGGTCTGTTATCAGAGATCTCTGCTGTCCTTGCCGACCTTCAATTCAATGTTGCTGCTGCAGAAGTATGGACACATAATAGGAGAATAGCTTGCGTGCTCTATGTCAACGATTATTCCACAAATCATGCTGTGCATGATCTAAACAGACTGTCTATTATGGAGGAGCAGCTTAAGCATATCCTGCGTGGTAGTGAGGATGACGACAAAGTGGCTCGTACAAGCTTCTCCATGGGATTCACACACACAGACCGGAGGCTTCATCAAATGCTGTTTGCTGATAGGGATTATGAAGGCAGTGGAGTGACAAGTGAAGTTGATTATCCCTCATCCTTCAAACCCAAGATCACAGTTGACCGTTGCGAGGAGAAGGGTTATTCTGTTGTCAGTGTCCAGTGCAAAGATCGAGCTAAGCTCATGTTTGATATTGTCTGCACACTCACAGACATGCAATATGTAGTTTTCCATGCCAATATCTCATCCAATGGCCCCTATGCTTCACAG GAATATTTTATCCGCCACATGGATGGCTGCACACTTGATGCTGAAGGAGAGAAAGAAAGAGTCATTAAATGTCTAGAAGCTTCAATTCATCGAAGAGTAAGCGAG GGTCTAAGTCTGGAGCTTTGTGCAAAGGATAGAGTCGGATTGTTGTCCGAAGTAACGAGGATTCTCCGAGAGAACGGATTGTCAGTAAGAAGAGCAGGGATCTCTACAATTGGGGAGGAAGCAGTGAATGTTTTTTACGTGAGAGACACTTACGGGAACCCAGTAGATTCGAAGAAAATCGAAGCACTCCGCAGGGAAATCGGGCACACGATGATGCTTAATGTAAAGAAGGACCCAGGCAGTGCCAAAGCATCCGAGGCTGAGGCTATTAGTGGATGGGCCAAGACAAGTTTTTTCTTTGGAAACTTACTGGATAAGTTGCTGGCatga
- the LOC107957709 gene encoding F-box protein SKP2A isoform X2 gives MISKAKVGSEELNSSFEKLLMVAAGNSGVRVRMEGAVITDWKDIPMELLLRIVSLVDDRTAIVASGVCCGWRDAICFGLTQLSLSWCKKNMNNLVLSLAPKFTRLQTLILRQENPQLEDNAVEAIANFCHDIQELDLSKSFKLSDHSLYALARGCPNITKLNISGCTSFSDGALEYLTNFCQKLKILNLCGCVKAATDRALQAIGRNCKRLQSLNLGWCDNVGDIGVMSLAYGCPDLKCLDLCGCVRITGTKVWLVLKMKTDKL, from the exons ATGATAAGCAAAGCAAAGGTGGGAAGTGAAGAGTTGAACTCGAGCTTTGAGAAGCTGCTGATGGTTGCTGCTGGAAATAGTGGCGTGCGAGTTAGGATGGAGGGAGCGGTGATCACCGACTGGAAAGATATTCCAATGGAGCTGCTGTTGAGAATTGTGTCTCTTGTCGATGATCGGACTGCTATTGTTGCTTCCGGTGTTTGTTGTGGGTGGAGGGATGCTATTTGCTTCGGCCTCACACAACTCAGTCTCTCATG GTGCAAAAAGAACATGAACAACTTGGTTCTATCTCTTGCTCCTAAATTCACCAGATTGCAAACTCTAATACTGCGTCAAGAGAATCCGCAGCTTGAGGACAATGCTGTTGAGGCTATTGCAAACTTTTGTCATGATATACAGGAGCTGGACCTAAGTAAAAGTTTCAAGCTTAGTGATCACTCTTTGTATGCATTGGCCCGTGGTTGTCCTAACATTACGAAGCTTAATATCAGTGGCTGCACATCTTTCAGTGATGGAGCTCTTGAATATTTGACTAACTTTTgtcaaaaactaaaaatattaaatctctGTGGATGTGTTAAAGCTGCAACTGACCGTGCGTTGCAG GCTATTGGACGAAACTGCAAAAGGTTGCAATCTTTAAATCTGGGATGGTGTGATAATGTTGGTGATATAGGAGTGATGAGTCTAGCTTATGGATGCCCTGATCTCAAATGCCTGGACTTGTGCGGCTGTGTTCGCATAACAG GAACTAAAGTATGGCTTGTTTTGAAGATGAAGACTGATAAGCTCTAA
- the LOC107957709 gene encoding F-box protein SKP2A isoform X1 produces MISKAKVGSEELNSSFEKLLMVAAGNSGVRVRMEGAVITDWKDIPMELLLRIVSLVDDRTAIVASGVCCGWRDAICFGLTQLSLSWCKKNMNNLVLSLAPKFTRLQTLILRQENPQLEDNAVEAIANFCHDIQELDLSKSFKLSDHSLYALARGCPNITKLNISGCTSFSDGALEYLTNFCQKLKILNLCGCVKAATDRALQAIGRNCKRLQSLNLGWCDNVGDIGVMSLAYGCPDLKCLDLCGCVRITDDSVIALADKCLHLRSLDLYYCRNITDRAMYSLAHSRVNNKPSLWQSMKGRYDEEGLRSLNISQCTALTPSAVQTLCDTFPALHTCSGRHTLVMSGCLSLTSVHCACAVQAHRTLNTIPHTAH; encoded by the exons ATGATAAGCAAAGCAAAGGTGGGAAGTGAAGAGTTGAACTCGAGCTTTGAGAAGCTGCTGATGGTTGCTGCTGGAAATAGTGGCGTGCGAGTTAGGATGGAGGGAGCGGTGATCACCGACTGGAAAGATATTCCAATGGAGCTGCTGTTGAGAATTGTGTCTCTTGTCGATGATCGGACTGCTATTGTTGCTTCCGGTGTTTGTTGTGGGTGGAGGGATGCTATTTGCTTCGGCCTCACACAACTCAGTCTCTCATG GTGCAAAAAGAACATGAACAACTTGGTTCTATCTCTTGCTCCTAAATTCACCAGATTGCAAACTCTAATACTGCGTCAAGAGAATCCGCAGCTTGAGGACAATGCTGTTGAGGCTATTGCAAACTTTTGTCATGATATACAGGAGCTGGACCTAAGTAAAAGTTTCAAGCTTAGTGATCACTCTTTGTATGCATTGGCCCGTGGTTGTCCTAACATTACGAAGCTTAATATCAGTGGCTGCACATCTTTCAGTGATGGAGCTCTTGAATATTTGACTAACTTTTgtcaaaaactaaaaatattaaatctctGTGGATGTGTTAAAGCTGCAACTGACCGTGCGTTGCAG GCTATTGGACGAAACTGCAAAAGGTTGCAATCTTTAAATCTGGGATGGTGTGATAATGTTGGTGATATAGGAGTGATGAGTCTAGCTTATGGATGCCCTGATCTCAAATGCCTGGACTTGTGCGGCTGTGTTCGCATAACAG ATGATAGTGTCATTGCGTTGGCAGATAAGTGCCTCCATTTAAGGTCACTCGATCTGTACTATTGTCGAAATATCACAGACAGGGCGATGTACTCGCTGGCTCACAGCCGAGTGAATAACAAGCCTTCGTTGTGGCAGTCCATGAAGGGTAGATATGATGAGGAAGGTCTTAGAAGTCTGAATATAAGCCAGTGTACTGCACTGACTCCTTCAGCCGTACAGACATTATGCGATACGTTTCCAGCCCTTCACACTTGCTCCGGAAGGCATACCCTTGTCATGAGTGGCTGCTTGAGCTTAACATCAGTGCATTGTGCTTGTGCGGTCCAAGCTCATCGGACACTCAACACTATTCCCCATACTGCTCATTGA